A part of Onthophagus taurus isolate NC chromosome 7, IU_Otau_3.0, whole genome shotgun sequence genomic DNA contains:
- the LOC111416228 gene encoding uncharacterized protein, whose protein sequence is MISSSSFKFTNKAPILIIILLLITISLLSLYLILFLSEKYLNINTLDSHELTCFCKLMRKEINMSLNENLDSESKVINNEVEKRQTKWFYDGDDVTDGKIKESRVKSSSFRHMTHISWKDDGSLEISTNDREMAEVFRKIGDNLCLQGDRDVKEVIFDYVVNSMRSEEVDENNLEIDIEKDHELCNKIVGDNTKDEGVYENSIGNEMFDENELERVKIGNIGKPYNFQHVTHCSFDRNSGFNVVTNDRKLSWFYNRKEKKKESKK, encoded by the exons ATGATTTCATCATCATCGTTTAAGTTTACAAACAAAGCCCCGATCTTAAtcatcattttattattaattacaataagTTTACTAAGCCTTTATCTTATCTTATTTTTATCTGAAAAATACTTAAACATTAACACGTTAGATTCTCATGAATTAACCTGTTTTTGTAAGCTGA tgcgtaaagaaataaatatgtctTTAAATGAAAATCTTGATTCTGAATCGAAAGTAATTAACAACGAAGTTGAAAAACGACAAACGAAATGGTTTTATGATGGTGACGATGTTACTGATGGTAAAATCAAAGAAAGTCGTGTAAAATCTTCTTCATTTCGTCATATGACACATATAAGTTGGAAAGATGATGGAAGTTTAGAAATTAGCACAAACGATCGAGAAATGGCCGAAGTCTTTCGAAAAATTGGCGACAATTTATGTTTGCAAGGAGACAGAGACGTAAAAGAAGTTATCTTTGATTATGTAGTGAATTCGATGCGTTCTGAAGAAgttgatgaaaataatttagaaattgaTATAGAAAAAGATCATGAATTATGTAACAAAATTGTAGGAGATAATACGAAAGATGAGGGCGTTTATGAAAATAGTATTGGAAATGAAATGTTCGATGAGAATGAATTGGAAAGagttaaaattggaaatattgGAAAACCGTATAATTTTCAACATGTTACACATTGTAGTTTTGATAGAAATAGTGGTTTTAACGTTGTTACGAACGACAGGAAGTTATCTTGGTTTTATAATAGGAaagagaagaagaaagaaagtAAAAAGTGA